The Pyxidicoccus sp. MSG2 DNA segment TGGTGGTGCCCGAGGGCGCGAAGAACCTGAAGTTCACCATCTCCGGTGGCACGGGTGATGCGGACCTCTACGTCCGGTACAACAACGCGCCGACGTCCACCTCGTACGACTGCCGTCCGTACACCGGCGGCAACAACGAGACGTGCACCTTCGCCGCTCCGGCGCAGGGCACCTGGTACGCGATGCTGAACGGCTTCAGCGCCTACACCGGCGTGACGCTGGTCGTGACGTGGGAGGGCGGCTACATCCCCATCGAGCCGAACGTGCAGATCTCCGACCTGTCTGGTGCGGCGGGCTCGTCGCAGGTGTTCACCGTGCAGATTCCGGAGCGCACCAACGGCGGCACCCGCAACGTCCACGTGCAGCTGCGTGGCACGGGCAACGCGGACCTGTACGTGCAGCGCGCCGCGGTGCCCACGTTCTCCGCCTACGACTGCCGTGGCGTGAACGAGCACAGCACGGAGAACTGCAACCTGAACGGCTACGAGCCGGGCAAGTACTACGTGCACGTCTTCGGCGCGAAGGGTGGCTTCACGGGCGGCACGCTCATCGTCAAGTTCAACTGAGCTGAGGCGGAGGGGGCCGTTCCTCCGGCCTCCTCTGTCTGACGGGAAGCGCCCCGGTTGCCCGCGAGGGTGGCCGGGGCGTTTTCCGTTCGGGTGTAGGCGGCTGCCGCGTGTGTGTTATGACGGCGTCGGTACGAGTGCGGGGGCCGGACCGACATCGCCACGAGGAATCTCGATGCGCAATGGCAGGAGTCCGTCGCTTCCCATCAACCGCCGTCTTCGTCGCACCGTTGCCGGCCTGTTGCTCACCGTCCCCACGCTGTCGCTCACGGCCTGCGAGGGCGAGGATGATGGCGGCTGCATCCCGTATGACCCTTCCGAGGCGTACAGGACCAGCTACGAGCTGCTTCCGGATGGGAGCCAGCCCACGAACGACAACTGCATGACGCTGTGCCAGGCGATGAACCTGCCTGACCTCAAGCGCTGCGACGTCACGCTGGTCGAGACGCATTTCATTGATGGCGGGACCGGGCAGCGGACCGATACCCGTTGTCATTACATCGCTCCGGGCGGATGCCGCTCCGACGGACGCCATCCCGAAGGGCTCCTGGCGGGGCGGGTGGAGTCGCGGTCCGCGCTGGGCGCGCTCTTCGCGGAGATGGCCTGGCTGGAGGCCGCCTCGGTGCCTGCCTTCCTCCGGCTCGCGGAAGAGCTGAAGGCTCACGGGGCGCCCGAGGCGCTCATCCGGGCCGCGCGGCGCGCGGCGGGGGACGAGGTCCGTCATCAGCGCGCCATGGAGGCGCTGGCCCGGCATCACGGCGCATCCGTGTCCGCCGCGGAAGTGGCTCCCTTCTCCGCGCGCACGTTGGAGGCCATGGTGACGGAGAATGCGCGGGAGGGCTGCGTCCGGGAGATGTACGGCGCGGTGGTGGTCGGCTGGCAGGCGCGCACCGCGGGGGATGCGCGGGTGCGGGAGGAGCTCGAGCGCATCGCGGAGGACGAGCTGCGCCATGCGGAGCTGGCCTGGGCCGTGGATGCCTGGGCGGCGGAGCGGCTGTCGCCCGAGGAGCTGCGACGGGTGCGCGAGGCGCGCGTCGAGGCGTTCCAGGAGCTGACGCGCCTCGTGGAGCAGGAGCAGCCCGAGGCCGTGCTCGTCGCACAGGCGGGGCTGCCGTCGCGTGACGACGCTCGCCGGTTGCTCCAGGGCCTCCAGGTCCTCGTCGCGTAGCGCGGTTGCGTGGTGCGGGGCTCGCCCGATTGCATCACGGGTGGTTCCTGGGAGGCGCCCTGGTTTCCCGCGAGGGGACCGGGGCGTTTTCCGTCCTGGCACTGGGGCAGGAACCTGGGTGATGTCCTCAACATCTCCGGCGCCCGCCGCAGCCAGGAGAGGTGAAGACGTCGAAGTCGAAACTGCGCTTGAGCAGCGTCGCCTGGTCCAACCGCGCAGCGCGCTGCTTGCTCCGCACCTGCGCAGCGCCAGCAGGGGCCCCAGCTCGATCCGCTCTTCTCCGGCCGGGACCGGGCCTCCATCGGTCTGCACACCTGCGGGCCGCTCGCCCTCACGCAGCTCCGCAAGAGCCAAGGGCGGGCTTCGTCCTGAACATCGGCTGCTGCTACGACAAGCTGGAGGCCCCGCGGGACTACCCCGTCTCCAGCTTCGGGGGCGCGCATCCGCTGCCCTTCACCCCGCATGCCCTGGCGCTGACGACGCGGGGACGGCATCACAAGACCGAGGTGGAGTTCGCGCGGATGAAGCGGGTGTACGCGTGGCGCTTCGCGTTCCATCTCCTATCGAGGCGGCACTTTCCCGAGCGCGGCTTCGTGAGGGCAGGGGACGCACCCCAGACGCTCCATGCCGGACGCTTCGCCGTCTACGCGCGCGACCGCCTGGAGGCCGCCCGACGTGCCGCGTCGAGCGGCTGCGCGGAGAAGCCGGACCTCACGCGTGAGGAGCAGTCCGCGTTCGAGACAGCCACGCCCTGATGTCACACGACGTCCTCCGGCGCCCGCCCCCGGCCTGCTCCGCGAAGCCTTGAAACCGGAATGGCTTCATTTTCGTATAGAGCGGAACATCCAGGGGGCCCCTCATGCACTGGCGTCCGTCGCCCAAGACGTGTCTCGTGGTCTGTCTCGTGGTCTCGACCTTGCTCGCGGGCTGTGAGCCGGCGTCGCTCGACGCCCCCCCTCCCGCGGCCCCTTCGCTCGGGGAGGTGGAGCGGGAGCTGGATGGCACGAACATCGTGGAGTACGCGGCGTCGTGCCGCGCCGCGCTGGGCACGCCCAAGAAGCCCTACTTCCGGTGTCGCGACGGCAGCCTCCTCAAGACCACGGACACGCCCGATGGCGCGAAGTGCGACAAGCCCGTGTGGCTGTCCCTGGGCACTGACGGCCAGTGCGTCACCAACGCGCGCCTGCTCAAGCTGGAGACGTCGAAGGCGGACACCGAGATCCGCGTCATCTGCCGGCGCTACAAGAAGGGGGCGGACACCGAGGACGGCTTCCAGGACGTGGCCATCGTCATGTCCAACAAGACCTCGGGGGCGACCTGCTACTTCCAGGCGCTGTCGGGAAGAGGCCCGGACCTGGATGGCAGCAAGGTGCCCAATCCGCTTGCGGACCCGGCCTCCACGGACACCGACGAGAAGGCCGCCGCCGCCGCCGCGAAGACCTTCTACATCGCCCCCGAGGGCCTCAAGCTGGGCAACACCCTGGCCTGCTCCCAGTGCCATGACCACGACCCCTGGATGCACACGCCCTACATCGACCAGGTGGACGGCACGGACGCGAACCATGTGCCCACCGACTTCACGGACGCGAAGTACTACCTGGTGGAGGAGGCCTACTTCACGGGGGCGCCCCGCTCCTGGCCCAAGCCCCGGTCGGTCACCACGGCGGACGTGAAGGACGGCAACGGCAACCTCAAGGAGCAGATCTGCACCACGTGTCACCGCATCGGGACGTCCAAGACGTGCGACAAATGGGTGGACTGGGCCGTGGATGCCACGGCGATTCCGGCCACCAACGCGACGGCCCAGACCTACCCGGCCAAGATGTGGATGCCCACCTCGGGCAAGCCCGCGGCGGAGGTGGACTACCACAAGAAGTTCGACAACCACGTGAAGGCCATCAAGTGCTGCTGCAAGAAGCCCTGGGCACTGGGTTGCACGGACTACGCGGACCTGACGAGTCCCGGCACGGGCAAGGATGGCGACGGCAAGAAGCCGGGCTCGACCGCGGTCACCGACAAGTGTGTCTTCGACACGGGCCGGGTCGCGCTCGGCGTCAGCATCGCGCCCTACGTCGTCGCCGCTCGCAGCGGAGGTGATGAGTCCTGCACCACGCCCCTCACGACGCCCGTCTGCGCGAGCTTCTCCATCGAGCGCCTCCTGGAGGATGGCACCACCACGACGATCAACTCCGGACCGAATGGCAACCCGCTGAAGGCCTGCGGCACGCATCCGCAGTCGCCCTATCCGGGCCCGCACGAGCCCAACGTCGACGTGGAGGCAGGAGACCTGGTTACGCTCTCCGCGCCGCAGACGTATGCCTTCGGCGCGAGCCACGAGCTGTATGTCTTCACGGGCTGGAACGTGTCGCCGAACTGCCCCTGCACGAGCCCGGGGCCCACGTGCCAGTTCCGCACGAAGGGCGCCAGCAATTGGTTCAACCCCGCGAGCGGCCCCCACCCGTACGCGGGAGATCCACCCTACTTCCAGTGCCAGGCCCTCTACGCGCCCGCGGGTGTCTGCAAGAGCCCGGATGCGGGAGTCGACGCCGGCACGGACGCCGGAGTCGACGCCGGCACGGACGCGGGAATCGATGCGGGCACGGACGCCGGCACGGATGCAGGTAGCGACGCGGGCACCTGCGACGGAGGCTTCTGCCCCGTACCGGCCGATGCCGGCGTGTTCATCTGCGACGGTGGCATCGTGACGGTGCCCCTGGGGAACGGTCAGCTCGTCCAGACCTGCCAGACCACGGACCTGCCACCCCTCTGAACCCGTTCGTAGACCTTCCCCTTGCCTGGGGCCGCCGTGGAGTGCTTCACGCCAGCCCTGTCGAGGACTGCGCCGGGTTGACTCAGGGTGCGTGTCTGGTAGAAAAAATCAATGAAACTGGAATCCACGGCTCATGCACCCTGGCTGTCGGTGGTCCTCCTCCTGCTCGTGGTGAGCGGCGCCTGTGATTCACGGGCGCCCGTTCCCGAAGCGCCACCCGCCGAGCCCGTGGGCACGGTGGGGGCGCGGTTGGATCCGCCCACCTGGTTCACCGACGTGGCCATGGTGGGCACGTCCGCCTGCTCCACCGGCACCAACGACTACGGGGTCATCGACAACTGCTACAACACGGAGAACCCGCAGCGGCCCAGCATCTTCCGAGAGCTGTCCGCGGCCTGGCGGCCCTACCGTCCGGCCTACTCGAATCCGCTGTCGCTTCGGCCGTCGACGCTCAGCGGGGTGATGCAGCCGTTCCCTCCGTACGAGTTCGACAACGGGTGGAGCCCCCCGCGGATGCCCGAATACGGCGACGCGGCCAGCGCCATCCAGGTGCTGCCCTTCAACCGCGGCACCAACGACGGGCGCGTGTTCGTGCGTGGCGGCTGCCGTGGCTGCGCGGAAGCGTCCACGCTGTACACGTTCCGCCCCGAGCTGCTCGGGCAGGACTTCCGCTACAACTTCGCCAGCAAGGGCACCCGCTACGTGGAGCCCTCGCACGCCGTGGGGCTCCACCCGTTCATCTACTTCAACCCGATGGCCACCGCGCTGACGGCGAAGAACAACGGCGGCTTCCCGGACGCCCTCCACAGCACCACCTGCGAGGACTCGATGAGCGCCCTGGAGATGGGCGCCCATGGGCGCAACCCCGTGGCGTGCAGGGCCCGCTATGACGTGGGCACGCCATGGCTGTCCGGTGACTGCTACGAGATGTCGCTCGTCTACGGAATGGTCGCCGCCGATGGCAAGCGCTGGGAGCTGCGCTCGGTGGACCTGACCGTCTTCGTGCGCAGGCCGAAGTCCGTTCAGGCGGGTGAGCCGGAGGCGGGGGGCACCGCCGGCTGGGGCCTGTGGGTGTACCCGCGCCACCCGGACGGCGAGGTCAAGTCGCTGCCCGTCTGGGACCTGCCGCCGTTCCGCCCCTTCAACGTCCATGACTCGCCCTGGGGCGACATGAGCGCGGGCTCCGCGTACAGCGTCTCCGGCCAGCCGGACCTCATCGACTGGAAGCGCCTGTTCACCACCAACCCCGGTTTCCAGTGCTACGTGGCGGTTCCGGTGTGGCCGAGCCAGACGGTCTACGTGCGCAACACCTCGGCCTCCGCCCCCAAGTGGTGCCAGTTCTTCGACCGGCAGAGCTACAAGTCCTCCTTCCAGGTGGAGGACGACGAGGACCCGGTCATCGGCAATGGCGGCACCTGGAATGGCGTGGTGGGGTGGGGCACCAACGAGAAGCCCTACGCCCTTTTCGAGCCGGCGACGAGCGGCGACGGTCGGCTGCTCATCATCAACATGAACGGCCTCTACTACGCGGCCGCTGATGACGTCTGCCGCGCGGCGAGCTGGGGGCACTTCAAGCCCATCAGCATGATGCCGATGGACCCGGTGGTGAACACCCGGTACGAGATAGCGAAGTCCCAGGTCATCAACGGCAGTCCCCAGAACTTCCGGGACACGATGGGCAACGCCATTCCCTTCGGCGTGCGCAACCAGGGCGCGTACCCCTGGTTGGACCGGGAGGGGAAGAACCTGTTCTTCGCGGCGAAGAACCACCCGCATGACGGCTACTACGCGCGCAAGGTGCTCCGGGAGGACCGGTTCAGCCCCCTGGTCCAGACCGACGTCGCGGCGGGCCCTCCCGCCAACGACGCCGACCGCGCGACGTTCAACCCGGACCGGGCGCCCGCCCAGGCCGTCACCGTGCTCGGTGCGTGGACACACGGCAAGGCCATCATCCTGGACAACGGCCTGAGCATCACCGACCTGGCGGGCAACAGCGAGGACCACTTCCAGCGCACCTATGACCTGCGCCTGTATGCGGGCGCGGACGTGCCGCTGACGCCCAGGGGCAGCTCGCAGATCTTCTCGTTCGAGAACCAGCTCAACCACTTCGATGCGCTGAGGCCGACGCTGCCCTTCGACGTGGTGTGGAACGTCCAGTCCAACACCCAGCGCAACACGCAGGTGGCCTTCGACGACTACCTGAACAAGCGCGCCTTCGTGGTGGCGCACATGAACGCGGCCATGCGCATGGACGTGTCACCCTACGGGCCGTGGCGTGCGGAAGCGTTCCCCCAGGATGGCTTCGTGCCCTTCCGGGACGTCTGGGCCTACGTGCGTGGTGGCGGGGTCGCCGACTTCCGCTTCAAGCGCAACCCGCAGGCGCAGAACGCCGCCACGGGCCATCCGCTGTTCGGGACGGACGCTCCGCAGGCTCCAGGCTCCTTGCGGCTGCGCGGTGGCGCGCGAATCGAGCCCGTGGCGCTCGGCGGCGTGAGCGGCAAGGGAGTCTGGCTGGACGGCCGAAACGACTTCATGGACATGGGCTACCCCGTCGATGGCTCGCGGCGCGACTGGGTGTTCAGCATCTGGTTGGACTCTCGCCAGGACAACACGCTCCGCTTCGGAGAGACGCTCGTGCGGAGCGTTCCTCGCACCATCTTCTACTTCTCCGACAACTCGTGGGTCGGGCTGGTGCAGGTGAAGGACTCCAGCGGGAACGTGTGGCACGAGCTCGCCGTGTACAACGGGGCGACGAGCACCTCGTACACCGTCAACCTGGGCTCGCTGGTGCAGGCCGGTCGCTACTTCCACTTCGGTATGAAGATCTACACCGAGGCGGGCCAGCGGACGCTGGCGTTCTACATCGACGGGACGTGGCACTCGACGCTGACCGTGTCGTCGCGCGACGTGGGCTTCGACCCGATGTACAACTCGATGAATGGCTGGACGTGGATGACGGTGGGCGACCCCGGGCCGCCCTTCGTCCCGGGACAGTTGCGGCTGCCCTTCTACGGGTGGGTGGACGAACTGCGCATCTACGCGGTGTCATCGGCCGAGGTACGGCAGACGTGGACCGAGGAGCTCATCTGCAACCAGGCGCTGGGGACGACGGTGGACCTGTCCCAGCGCGAGCCCGAGGTGTGGCACCCCGCGCTGGAGCGGCTGCGCATGCGCTCGAGCCTGTATCCCGGCTTCCGCAGGTCCATCTGCGAGCAGATGCGGCTGGGCTCGTACGTGGAGCCGCTCGACTACCCGGCGCAGTACGGCGAGCACCTGTGCATCGACCGGGTGCACAAGAACCCGAATCCCCAGCCGAGCCTGGCGGCGCGGTGCATGCGGAGCGGGATGATGGGGCTGCCGGTGCTCCAGGCGGCGGTGCCCCGCCCGGACACCAGCACCAACCCGTTCTGCCTGTCGTGCCACACGGGGACAGCTCCCCTGCCGGGCCTGCGGCCAGGGGCACTGACGGCGGGCAGCGGGTCTCGCTTCCAGGACCGGCGGCGCCAGCCGATGAACGTCCCAGCGGTGATGGGCGGCGTGGTGCCGCCGTGGCTGACCACCGGCATCAACCAGCCGGACGGCACCCGTACGCTGGACCACTACTTCGACCACTTCCCGGCGCCCTGAGCCGGGTCGTCGAGCTGTCTCGGCGGTTGGCGCGCGGGCTGGAGTGCGCGCTGCCGCCGAGGCCGCGCGGCTGGGGGCGCGCGGTCGACTTGCGTGTCTCCGGGGGGCGCGTTCGGGCAGGTGCCTCGGTTGGCGCGTCTGAAGCCCTCAGGCGGTCCGCCCAAGGTCCCTCAAGAGGGCCCTGCGTTGTTCAAGGGAGCGCGCGCTCCCGTTGACGGCTATTACCGCTATCACTCTGGCCACCTCGGCTGGGCGGATGTCTGTCCGCTCATCGTTCGCGTCGTGGCACGGCTCGTCGAGCGGGCGCTGTCGAACCTGATACTGAAAGCCCTGCGGTACGCGAGGTCGCGGGTGCAGGTCATCCTGACTCGCGACACCGTCGTGGTGTGGCCCGCGACGTGACACGATGCGCGCCATGGCCTCGTCCCCTGAAATCTGTGTCTTCGGCGCGGGCAGCATCGGGTGTTACGTCGGTGGCCGGCTCGCGGCGACGGGCGCGGCGGTGCGCTTCATCGGCCGGGAGCGCGTGGTGGCGGAGGTCCGCGAGCACGGCCTGCGCCTGACGGACTGGCGGGGCGCGGACCTGAAGGTGCCGGCTTCCGACGTGCACGTCTCCACGGGGCACGAGGCGCTGGCCTCGGCGGACCTGGTGCTCGTCACGGTGAAGTCCGCGGCGACGGAAGAGGCGGGGGGCGCGCTCGCGGCGAGGCTCAAACCCGGCGCCAGCGTCATCAGCTTCCAGAACGGTCTGCACCGCGCGGACGTGCTGCGCGGCCTGTTGCCGGGCCGCGCGGTGCTGCAGGGCATGGTGCCCTTCAACGTCGCGGCGCAGGGCCAGGGCCATTTCCACGCGGGCACCGAGGGCACGCTGGAGGTGGAGCAGCACGCGGTGCTCGCGCCCTTCCTGGATGCCTTCACGCGGGCGGGGCTGCCGTTGAAGCAGCACGCGGACATCGTCGCGGTGCAGTGGGCGAAGCTGCTGCTCAACCTCAACAACGCCGTCAATGCGCTGGCGGACCTGCCACTGAAGGAGGAACTGTCCCAGCGCGCGTGGCGCCGATGCCTGGCGCTGGCGCAGAGCGAGGCGCTGGCGGTGTTGAAGCACGCCGGGGTGAAACCCGCGAAGCTGACGCCGCTGCCGCCAGGTTGGATTCCCACGCTGCTGGGGGGGCCGGACGCGGTGTTCCGCGGTCTCGCGAAGAAGATGCTCGCCATCGACCCGAAGGCGCGCTCGTCCATGTGGGACGACCTGCACGCGGGCCGGAAGACGGAGGTGGACTACCTCAACGGCGAGGTCGTCCGGTTCGCCCACCGGCACGGGCTGTCCGCTCCGGTCAACTCACGCCTCGTGGAGCTGATCCACGAGGCGGAAAGCGGCAAGCGCCGCGCGTGGACCGGGGACGCGCTGCTAGCGGACCTGAAGCAGGCGGAACTCGAGGACGGGCCTTGAGGCCGGGGTGGGGCGGGTTGGCAGGGCTCGCAGCCCCTGGCGAGCGACTCGTCCAGCTTCGGCCTCCTCTTTTCGATTCCGGCGCTCAGGTGACACGGGCGCGCGCCACCAACTCCTCCACACTGCGCAGGTGGGCCCGGCCGAAGGCGGCTATGGCCACCGTGGCGCCGCACAGCGCCAGGAACATGTCCCACTGGGCGTCCCAGATGTCGCCCTGCGTGCCGAGGAACGTGTCTCCGCCCTCGGGGTCCAGCAGCAGCGCGGCCCACCACTCGAGCAACTCGTAGAACGCGCTGATGGCCAGCGCCACCGAGCCGGTGAGGAAGTTCAGCCAGCCGCCTCGGCGCAGCGGAGTCCGGCGCAGCAGCACCTCGCGGATGATGAACGCGGGGAAGAAGCCCTGCGCGAAGTGGCCGAGCCGGTCATACGGGTTGCGCATCAACCCGAAGGTGTCGCGCGCCCAGTTGCCCAACGGCGTGAGCGCGTAGGTGTAGAAGCCGCCATAGGTGAGCACGAGGACGTGCAGGAAGACGCAGACGTAGACCCAGCGCGACATGGGGAAGCGGCGGAAGGTGGCGGCCAGCACGACCATGCCTACCAGCCCCGGACCCGTCTCCAGCAGCCAGTTGAGCTGGCCGGTCGGGCTGAAGATGAGGGTGAGCAACAGGATGGGCGCCAGCACCCCTGCGAGCAGGAGCGCAAGGCGCGCCTCCTCCCGCGTGCCATGCACGGGAGGAAAAACGGGCGTGGGCGCGAAGTCCCGCGTGGGCACCGCGGCTTCGGTGGAGGGCTCGGGAGTCATGCGGGAGGCGGGAGGATGCATGTGGGCCGCATCGATGCGCTCAGTTCTCGAACGTGGGTGGAGTGGTGTGGACGAGGGCCGGGGCAGGCTCGTTGCCGGACATGGCCAGGAGTCCCTTGAGGCATCTGGCGGCGAGGAGCCAGCTCTTCGGGCTCTGATTTACGGGCGGAACCGCGCCTAACGCCTGTAGGCGCCTGCCGCGGCGACGGCGTTCCAGATCAGGCCATAGGTGTTGATGGCGGTGCCGATGGCCCACGCGACAAGCGAGCTGTAGCCGTCCAATCCGGTCTGGACGTAGTTCACGATGTTCATCAGCACCCCGCCATACGCCAATGCCGGTATCGCGGCCCCCATCGCGATGCGATAGGGCAGGTGCTTGCGGTACACCCCAAACAGCAGGCAGGCCGAATACACGACGAACAGCCCCATCGCCGGAAGGGGCGGCGCCCGACTCAGCTGCACGCCGCCGCTCCTCACCTGCAGGTAGCTCACCGCCAGGTAGGCAATCGCCATCGTCGGATACAGGCACTGCAGCATCAACAGCGTTCGCGGCTTGATGGGCCACCTCGTTTCCGCCAATCGTATCCTGGTCGGTCACCCTGACGGACACCCACTGCGTCGTCCGGGGAAATGGCCGCCAGCGCGAGCAGGCGCGCGTCCCACGGAAGCCCCGCCACACGGTGAGTCTCCCGCCAACGGAGCCGTACCTCCGCGCGTGACGTATCGCTGACGGCCCTCTCGGTCATGGAGTGGCCCCCAACAACGGCGTCATGTCCGGATCCGCCTTCTGCATCGCGCGCTGATATGCGGGGCGCGCGCCAATCCGCTGCAGATAGGCCAGGATGTTCGGCCACGGCGAGAGGTTGTACGGCTTGAACAGCCGCATGGTGGTCAGCGAGAACACCATCATGATGTCCGCCGCCGTCAGCTCCGGACCCGCGAGATAGAGCGCCTCACCCAGACGCTTCTCCACTGTGGAGAAGACCTGGTTGAACCGCTCCTTCGCCGCCTGCAGCGGCGCGTTCTCCTCGGACGGATCGACGCGCTCCAGATACCTCACCTGCAAGACGACCGGCTGCAAGGTCCCGTTGGCGAAGTGGAACCAGTAGAGATAGTCGGCGAATCCGGGCTGGCCGCGCTTCACGGCGAGCCGTCCGTTGCCATGGGTCTCAATCAGATATTCGGAAATTGCCCCGGATTCGCCGAGCACCAGTTGCCCATCGGTGATGATGGGCGCCGTCCCCATCGGGTGCAGCGCCTTGTATTCCGGCGGCGCCAGCTTGTTGTCCTTTCGGCGCGCATACCGCTTCAGCTCATATTCGAGCTCCAGCTCCTCGCAAAGCCAGACAATCCGCTCCGATTGGGAGCGCCCGAGGTGATGCACGGTCAGCATGTTGTTCGTCATGAGCTCAATGTACGGCTGCATGTCGCGGGATGCTTGCCTGTACCTCTCTGCTTCTTGCTCGATCCTCTCGCCGGAGACACGAGCGAGAGGGTGCTACGCTCGCCGCATGAACCTCGCGGATCTCGCCGAGCTCGCTGCGCGCCAGCTCCCTCGCCCGAATGGCCGCGAGAGCCAGTACGTGCGACCGCTGAAGAACCTCGGCATCCTCCGGCACCACCAGCCGACATCGTTCG contains these protein-coding regions:
- a CDS encoding 2-dehydropantoate 2-reductase — translated: MASSPEICVFGAGSIGCYVGGRLAATGAAVRFIGRERVVAEVREHGLRLTDWRGADLKVPASDVHVSTGHEALASADLVLVTVKSAATEEAGGALAARLKPGASVISFQNGLHRADVLRGLLPGRAVLQGMVPFNVAAQGQGHFHAGTEGTLEVEQHAVLAPFLDAFTRAGLPLKQHADIVAVQWAKLLLNLNNAVNALADLPLKEELSQRAWRRCLALAQSEALAVLKHAGVKPAKLTPLPPGWIPTLLGGPDAVFRGLAKKMLAIDPKARSSMWDDLHAGRKTEVDYLNGEVVRFAHRHGLSAPVNSRLVELIHEAESGKRRAWTGDALLADLKQAELEDGP
- a CDS encoding DUF2238 domain-containing protein codes for the protein MHPPASRMTPEPSTEAAVPTRDFAPTPVFPPVHGTREEARLALLLAGVLAPILLLTLIFSPTGQLNWLLETGPGLVGMVVLAATFRRFPMSRWVYVCVFLHVLVLTYGGFYTYALTPLGNWARDTFGLMRNPYDRLGHFAQGFFPAFIIREVLLRRTPLRRGGWLNFLTGSVALAISAFYELLEWWAALLLDPEGGDTFLGTQGDIWDAQWDMFLALCGATVAIAAFGRAHLRSVEELVARARVT
- a CDS encoding glutathione S-transferase family protein; translated protein: MTNNMLTVHHLGRSQSERIVWLCEELELEYELKRYARRKDNKLAPPEYKALHPMGTAPIITDGQLVLGESGAISEYLIETHGNGRLAVKRGQPGFADYLYWFHFANGTLQPVVLQVRYLERVDPSEENAPLQAAKERFNQVFSTVEKRLGEALYLAGPELTAADIMMVFSLTTMRLFKPYNLSPWPNILAYLQRIGARPAYQRAMQKADPDMTPLLGATP